AGGCAACGGCAAGCCGGAGCATGTGCAGGGCCAGCATGATGATCGCGGCGATGACCGGGGGCATGAAGGCCGCCATGGCGACGATGATCTGGTCAGTATTTTGATTGGGGATCAGGACCGCCGTGTGTTGAACGATTATTTGAATCGTAATTACCGCAAGGATTGCCCACCGGGATTGGCGAAGAAGAATAACGGATGCCTGCCACCCGGTATTGCGAAGAAATATCGCGTTGGGTACCCGTTGCCGGATGATGTGCGGTTTATGCCCCTGCCGCGTGATTTGCGCGACCTGTTGTCCCCGGCCCCGCGCGGATATCAATATGTTCAAGTGGACAAGGATATCTTGCTGATTAGCGAAGCCAGCAAAAAGGTGATTGATGCGGTGACGTTGTTGTCCGCTGTTGGGAACTGATCCAACACACCCCACAAAAACAAACCGCCGCACCCAACGGGTCGGCGGTTTTTTGTTGGCGTTTTTCACCTGTCATCCCCGTGAAAACGGGGATCCATAGGGCATAGATGCAGCATCGTATGGATTCCCGCCTGCGCGGGAATGACAAGAAGATGAGTGTTAAGCCGTCGGCTTCGCCCGCTGGCTTTCGGATTTGAGCTGGCCGCAGGCGGCCAGAATATCCTGACCACGGGTTTTACGGATCGGGGCGTCATAGCCTTCGCCGTTCAGAATGCGGGCAAAGGCGTGGATGCGGTTGCCGCTGGAGCATTCATACGGGCTGTTCGGCCACGGATTGAACGGGATCAAATTGACCTTGCACGGGATACCGCGCAGCAGTTGCGCCAGTTCGCGGGCCTGATCATCGGAATCATTCACGTCTTTCAACATCACATATTCAAACGTGATGCGGCGATTATCGCTGAGGCCCGGATAGTTGCGGCAGGCATCCAGCAATTCGGCCAGCGGGTATTTGTTGTTGATCGGCATAATCTCGCTGCGCACCGCATCGTTCGGCGCGTGCAGGGAAATGGCCAGATTGACGTTGAGTTCTTCGCCACATTGAACAATCTGCGGCACAACGCCGGATGTGGACAGGGTAATGCGGCGTTTGGAAATTCCGAGACCGTCTTCGTCCATGCAAATCTGCATCGCCTTGGCCACGTTGGCGTAGTTATAGAGCGGTTCACCCATACCCATCAAAACGATGTTGGTCAGGTCGCGGCCCTGGTTCGCATCTTTCTTTTCACCCGCAACCGGCCATTCGCCCAGAACGTCGCGGGCATACATAATCTGTTGCAGGATTTCATGGGGCCCGAGATTGCGGACCAGCGGCTGCGTGCCCGTGTGGCAGAAGCGGCAGGTCAGCGTGCAGCCCACTTGCGATGATACGCACAGCGTTCCGCGATCGGCCTCCGGGATAAAGACCATTTCAATTTGTTGACCATCCGCCATGACCAGCAGCCATTTCATCGTGCCGTCGGTGGATTTTTGTTCCGTCATCACGCCCGGGCGTTCAATGGAGAATTTTTCGATGAGCGTATCGCGCAAATCGCGCGGCAGGTTGGTCATCGCTTCAAAATCGGTCACACCCCGGTGGTAAACCCAGTGCCAAACCTGTTTCGCGCGGAATTTGGGCAGGCCGTGTTCCTCCAGCGCCGCGATCATTTCGGGCAGGGTGAGACCGATCAGGGCAATGCGGCCGGCCGCGTCGGTACGCGGGGCGGCAAATTTCGTGGCATGGGATGTAACGCTCATGCGCGCATACATACAGGAGGGGGGCCGGAAAAGTCAAAGAAAAGCGGAAAAACGTGCGTTTTCAGGGGGCCATGCCCCCCTATTCCCCCGTATGGGGGGTTTGGCGAATCCCCTTGCCGATCCCCATGGAAACCCCATATCATTACTGGGATGGCCGCGATTGATCCGCCAAGTTTGAGTAAGTCGGATCTGGCAAATCAAAAATCGGACCATCCCATCTTATTCATTCAAAGGGGAACGGACACCATGTTTGCGAAAATCAAAGAATTGCTGGGCGGTAGCAAAAGCGAATCCGCACAAAAATCCGGGTGCTGCGGCGCCCACGCCAAGCGCGTTGAAGAAGGCCAATCCTGTTGTGGGGCCAGCAAGGCCGAAGCAGCCGAGAAACCGCAAGGCGGCGGGTGCTGTGGCGGTCATGGCCATCACCACGGGCATCATCATCAGCACTAATCGAGGCTGATGTTTATAAAGACAGGAACCCGCAAGAGCCAATACGGCCCGGGTTCCATGCCAGGAAGGCGGTCCAGATGAGTGACCGCCTTTCTTGTTTTCCGGTTTATTTTCAAATGGTTTCGCCCATCGCACCGCCCCATGCGGCGCTGTGCAATTTGCGACAGATCGCCTTTTATTCAAATCCCCATCAAATTTACGACAACACGTTGATTTAATTAAAAAAATCGTAAGCCAAAGCGCGTAGTATAAAGCTGGGACTATTTGTGAAATTAAATTTTAAACCGAAACAGTTTTATTTGGAGGTTTCCACCATGTCGACCCAGGATTTTCTGGCCACATGTCTGGACAGTGTGCGATCCAAATCTTTCTATCCTGCGTACCAGAAAGCGTTTCGCATTATTCAGGCTGATACCAATGCCTTGAAGGAAATTGTGTTCCGACTTCGATATGAAATTTATTGTGTCGATAACGATATGGAACAAACAAGCGGTGCATCGACCAGCGCGATGGAGAAAGACGCGTTCGACGATAATTCACTGCACTATCTGCTCTATCACAAAATGACGGACGAACCGGTGGGCACGGTGCGTGTGGTCATGCCGCGCACAGATCGGCCGTTGAGCAGTTTTCCGCTGCAATTCGTTTGCGACCACCCCTTGTTACACATGCCGGACCGGGTCCATCGCTTTTGCGAAGTGTCCCGCCTGTGCATGACGCGGGATTTCCGCCGCCGTCCGGGCGATGGCCGCGTGTTGCCCAGCTATAACGAACAGGACCAGGCCGTGCGCATGAACGCCGATGGCACAACGGTGTTTATCCGTCGGGTTATCCCGTTCGCGCCGCTGGGCCTTCTGCGCGCCGCGTTTGAAGGGGCGTTGGATAACGGCCTGACCGATTGCGTCTGCGTGATGGACCCGGACCAGCTCTATGCCCTGCAACGCATCGGCCTGTCCTACCGCGTTCTGGGCCCGCGTCTGGATATTGGCGGGCAACAGCAGCCGATCATCTTCAACATCAAACATGCGCTGGACAATATGATCCTGCAAAACCCGCCCTGCTGGGAAATCGTGTCCGACCGGGGCCGCCTGCATATCAAGGCAAACGAGCTGGATCAAAACCAGTGGCAGGACCAGATTTTCGACCAGCAATGCATGGATATGATTTTTGAACGGCTGACCACACCGCCGCCCCGCGTGTAAAAAACCCACGCGCGGATGGCCGTCCATTCCTTAGATTTTTGCCTAAACTTTGACCCTAACTTCGCCGCCATCGGTCCTTGTGACCGGGCGGTTTTTCTTTTTTGGAAACCACGGACTAACATGGATTTTTATTTCGTCATTCCGGCGAAAGCCGGAATCCAGACGATTCACCCACCGGATACCGACTTTCGTCGGTATCCGGTGGGTGGGGGTTGCGCCCCCATCTGTGGCCCCATCCCCTTCATTTCCCTAATGAATCAATAAGCTTTTTATGCTCAAATACCCCTATGATTCGTTATGTTTCCACCCGGGGTCCGGGCACACCGCAATCCTTTACCGATGTCATGCTGGCCGGGCTGGCGCCCGATTCGGGGCTGTATATCCCCGACATGTGGCCGGAGATTGACCGCGACCTGCTCTCACATCTGGCGGGCACGCCCTATACCAACGTGGCCATGGAAATCATGACGCCGTTTATCGGCAAGGCCGTGCCGCCGGACGTTCTGTTCAAAATTCTGCAGGACACGTATGAAGGTGGGTCGTTTGACCATGCCTGCGTGGCCCCGCTGGTTCAGGTTGGGCCATCCGCATGGATCATGGAATTGTTCCACGGCCCGACATTGTCATTCAAGGATTACGCCCTGCAATTTATTGGCCGGCTGTTCGATTATTTATTGGAACAGAAAGGCCAGCGCCTGACCATCGTCGGCGCCACATCGGGCGATACCGGATCGGCGGCGATTGAAGCCTGCCGCAATTGCAAGAATATCGACATCTTCATCCTGCACCCCAAGGGACGCACATCGGAAATCCAACGCCGTCAAATGACGACAGTGGAGGCACCGAATGTATTTAACATTGCCGTAGAGGGCACATTTGATGATTGCCAGACATTGGTGAAAACCATGCTGGGCGATGCGAAAATGCGCGGGGATTTAAATTTGTCCGCCATCAACTCCATCAACTGGGCCCGTATTATGGCGCAGATCGTGTATTACGCGACCGCCGCGCTGGCGTTGGGCGCGCCCCATCGCCCGGTATCCTTCGCCGTGCCCACGGGCAATTTCGGCAATGTCTATGCCGGATGGTGCGCGCGCCGCATCGGCTTGCCCATCGATCAATTGATCGTGGCCACGAACAAGAACGATATCCTGACCCGGTTCTTTGAAACGGGTGACATGCGGATGGAACGGGTCATGCCAACCCTGTCCCCCAGCATGGATATTCAGATTTCCAGTAACTTTGAACGCTACCTGTGCGACTTAATGGGCCGGGATTATGATGGCCTCAAGAAACTGATGCATGCGTTCAAGGTGCAGAAGGCCTTTATTATGAACCCGGATTCGATGCAGAAGGCCAAGCGCGAATTCACCGCGCAACGCTGTGATGATGAAACCACGTTACAAACCATGCGCGAATGTTATTTGCAATCGGGCATCATGATCGACCCGCACACGGCTGTTGGCCTGTATGGTGCGATGACGAAGCGGGATGATCCGTCCGTTCCGGTCGTAGCGCTGGCCTGTGCCCACCCGGCCAAATTCCCCGATGCCGTGGAAAAAGCCATTGGCATCCGCCCGCCCATGCCCGCTGTTCTGGATGGCCTGCTGGGCAAGGCAGAACATTACATCGTCCTGCCCAACGATTTGGGTAAGGTGCAGGGCTATATCCGTAACGAAGCCAAAGCGATTCGCCGCTAACCCCTTATTCGCGCTGACCCTTGCCGCAACCCCAGGATTGATCTATCTCTAAACGTTATGAGCATTGAAATCACAACCCTGCCCGGGGGTCTCCGGGTTGTTACCGATTCAATTCCGTCCATGGATTCCGTGGCGATCGGCGTTTGGGCCGCCGTTGGCACACGCCACGAAGATATGGTCCATAACGGCGTCGCTCACATGGTCGAACATATGATGTTCAAGGGCACCAAAACCCGCACCGCCGCCCAAATCGCCGAAGCGATCGAGGATGTCGGCGGCAATGTCAATGCGTACACCAGCCGCGACATCACCGCATATCACGTTCATCTGTTAAAGGATCATACGCCGCTGGCGATGGATATTCTGTCCGACATTCTGCAACACACCACCATGCCGGATGATGAGGTTGAGCGCGAACGCGATGTCATCCTGCAGGAAATCGGGATGAGCAACGACACGCCCGACGATCTGGTGTTCGATCTGTATCAGGAAACGGCCTACCCCGATCAGGCGCTCGGCGCGCCCATTCTGGGCCGCAACGATATTATTGCAAACATGCAGCGCGATACGTTGCAGGGCTACGTCAATCGCTGCTACACGCCGAAAAATCTGGTGCTGTCCGCCGCGGGCAATATTACGCATGACGCCTTGGTCAAAATGGCAATGGAGCGTTTCAACGCCCTGCCCAAGGACCAAAACATCACAACCAAGCCCGCCAATTATACAGGCGGACAAAGCCGCGCGGAGAAGGATCTGGAACAAAGCCATAT
The window above is part of the Micavibrio aeruginosavorus ARL-13 genome. Proteins encoded here:
- the thrC gene encoding threonine synthase, with amino-acid sequence MIRYVSTRGPGTPQSFTDVMLAGLAPDSGLYIPDMWPEIDRDLLSHLAGTPYTNVAMEIMTPFIGKAVPPDVLFKILQDTYEGGSFDHACVAPLVQVGPSAWIMELFHGPTLSFKDYALQFIGRLFDYLLEQKGQRLTIVGATSGDTGSAAIEACRNCKNIDIFILHPKGRTSEIQRRQMTTVEAPNVFNIAVEGTFDDCQTLVKTMLGDAKMRGDLNLSAINSINWARIMAQIVYYATAALALGAPHRPVSFAVPTGNFGNVYAGWCARRIGLPIDQLIVATNKNDILTRFFETGDMRMERVMPTLSPSMDIQISSNFERYLCDLMGRDYDGLKKLMHAFKVQKAFIMNPDSMQKAKREFTAQRCDDETTLQTMRECYLQSGIMIDPHTAVGLYGAMTKRDDPSVPVVALACAHPAKFPDAVEKAIGIRPPMPAVLDGLLGKAEHYIVLPNDLGKVQGYIRNEAKAIRR
- a CDS encoding M16 family metallopeptidase translates to MSIEITTLPGGLRVVTDSIPSMDSVAIGVWAAVGTRHEDMVHNGVAHMVEHMMFKGTKTRTAAQIAEAIEDVGGNVNAYTSRDITAYHVHLLKDHTPLAMDILSDILQHTTMPDDEVERERDVILQEIGMSNDTPDDLVFDLYQETAYPDQALGAPILGRNDIIANMQRDTLQGYVNRCYTPKNLVLSAAGNITHDALVKMAMERFNALPKDQNITTKPANYTGGQSRAEKDLEQSHIVMGFQGISRHDEDYYAAVALSTILGGGMSSRLFQEVREKRGLVYSVFSFHSSYADDGQFAVYAGTGPERLGELIPVVCDELKKIANDVVSDAELKRAKTQMKSGLLMARESMMTRAGQQAKHLIYFDKKLDVAELLHKIDAVTGDDILRLSQRIFATVPTVAALGPLQQLESYESLRARLRA
- the rlmN gene encoding 23S rRNA (adenine(2503)-C(2))-methyltransferase RlmN, producing MSVTSHATKFAAPRTDAAGRIALIGLTLPEMIAALEEHGLPKFRAKQVWHWVYHRGVTDFEAMTNLPRDLRDTLIEKFSIERPGVMTEQKSTDGTMKWLLVMADGQQIEMVFIPEADRGTLCVSSQVGCTLTCRFCHTGTQPLVRNLGPHEILQQIMYARDVLGEWPVAGEKKDANQGRDLTNIVLMGMGEPLYNYANVAKAMQICMDEDGLGISKRRITLSTSGVVPQIVQCGEELNVNLAISLHAPNDAVRSEIMPINNKYPLAELLDACRNYPGLSDNRRITFEYVMLKDVNDSDDQARELAQLLRGIPCKVNLIPFNPWPNSPYECSSGNRIHAFARILNGEGYDAPIRKTRGQDILAACGQLKSESQRAKPTA
- a CDS encoding PEP-CTERM/exosortase system-associated acyltransferase produces the protein MSTQDFLATCLDSVRSKSFYPAYQKAFRIIQADTNALKEIVFRLRYEIYCVDNDMEQTSGASTSAMEKDAFDDNSLHYLLYHKMTDEPVGTVRVVMPRTDRPLSSFPLQFVCDHPLLHMPDRVHRFCEVSRLCMTRDFRRRPGDGRVLPSYNEQDQAVRMNADGTTVFIRRVIPFAPLGLLRAAFEGALDNGLTDCVCVMDPDQLYALQRIGLSYRVLGPRLDIGGQQQPIIFNIKHALDNMILQNPPCWEIVSDRGRLHIKANELDQNQWQDQIFDQQCMDMIFERLTTPPPRV